The genomic interval TAAAATATCCAAACCAAACTACTCCAGTCcagattttaaaattgaattttcattaaattaaactGTTCAAACTTAATTGTACTTtgtgtaattaaaaaatatatataaaaaaaactgttcTAAGATAAGatatatgtttaaaatagttcGCCAATTTAGATTGTTCAACCAATTTTAATAATCCAGTTAAATTCAATTGGTCCGAATTACTTAATTCAGTTAGTTCTGTTTAATTCATCCATTTTACTCACTCCTTCCTAATGACAATGATGTTGATTATGCAtgatatttaacttttttttctcttggtTTTACACTAATATATATAGCCAGGGATTTTCACCAAGGTATGTTATGGACCCCTTTGCAGCTCATACAGTAAACAAATTCAAGTACATGATTTTTTGGACAACTCTAATTTCAATGAAGGCAACTGAAAAGCCGGTCTCTTGCATGTTCCATTCAACTAAGAATGGAAATACCATGGTTTCTTGGCATTTCTTCTCTGACAATGACATGTTGATAAGGGGGGTTCGGTGAAGTGTACAACAAAGTTGGCTACCTTCTTTTTCCTATTGGTGTTGACATGAATGTATTTTCCAATGTAAATATGTTAACTTCACTCCCAAATTTTGGCGAGACAATTGGAGGTGACTATACTAGTGGAGTGCACACAACAGGATCATAATTCAAACCTCACAAGTCCGGATAAGAAAGCAAATACCATAGGAAGGTTTTAGACCAAAGGCAGACTTGATTCTCTGCCGCTGCTTCTTTCTTTGTTTCTCAATGTAGACTCCACGAGTTTAACTTTCTTTGAATTCTCAGTATTTACAAGTGAGAGTTTTTCAAGAGATGATTTGAGCATGGATATCTGATTGTCTCCAGCATGAGTTTTCTTCCCAGCTGTTTTCTGTTGCTGATTAGCTTTCGAAGCTTGCAAGTGCCTTCTCAGCCTTGCACTTAGTGCATCAACAGAAGAATGCAAAGCATCCAACTCAACTTCCTTAAAGCGGTCTGGAAAAAAAGGAGTGATTTAGtgcttttgaaaaaaattctcAGTAGATAGAAATGACCAAAGATGATGATGCAGAATGGGGAATGGTGTATCAGGAAAAGAAAAGAGACAGCTAGAGAATAAATATGTCTAGATTCAGGCAGAGCTCTTCTTAAAAGCATACTATTATTGCTTTTATATGTATACACTTCTATAACAACttgtaaaaaatgaaaacaagaaAGTAAAATGAATAGAACATCTATAAACTAAAATCAACTTGTGCAATTAACTTGTATCTAAACTGTTTTAGAACTTACAATACATAAGCTGATTTTAGTCTATGAGAAAAACTTCattcattttatctttttttttcttctagaagtattaataaaaatgtttatttgatCCGGATTTAAATATGAATCTTTGAGAAAAGGTATTCAAAAATTTCATTAACAGACAAATAGTATAAGTAAGGGATCGAACATCCATTACCAAGCTCTGATTTAAACTGCCGCTCTGCTCTGGACAGTGGTTTTTTGTGAGCACAAGGCATGTTCCTTAATTGTTGCAAGCGCTCTTCCAAAGAATTGTGCATTTGAATAGCACGATCTAACCTTTTCTTTAATATAGCCTCTTTCTCCTCACCGTTCAAAAGTTTCTGTTGTGCATCGCCTAAACGAGAATGTTGGTCATTAATGATTTTCTTCAACTGAGGTGCGTGATGCTTGAGCTCCAAGTACACCTATTATGACAAAATGCAATGGAAGAGATCCAACAGTTATTATAAAAATCATAGCTGATTTTAGAAACCCATTCATTTAGCGTACATAGCACATAGAATAAAGAACTAATGGATCAAATTTTAATGAACTGCGTCAATTCACAGAATAACATACAATGTCTAATTTTTTCTAAAGCGATCTTATCATGCAAATATATTGCACAAGTAGTCATAAAAAACTTTCATCTGATAACATTTATTAATGACTCTTGGCCTAAAATTATTACTTCAGTTTTGGCCAAAATTTGAGAATACTACTGAATGAGCAAATATGATTAATAAACAAGATCAGAATAAGGACTCGGATAAATCAGAATCAAGCATAAAAGGCTGGGACACTATGGTAGTCATACCTTATGTCCATACTCCACATAAGTTTCATGAAACAGCTTGAAATACTGATGTAATGTTGATCGACCTTCAATTGAATCAGCTGCAACAGAACGCAAACTTGGAGAGGCATGGGGAACAAGTACCTCCTTGGGTCCACTAAGTAGTTCTTTGCTAATTATTGTTGGTATATCTCTCTCCTTTGATTCCCCCTCTGATGAAATGGGTTTCTTCTCCAAATCAATGCTTACTGGAAGCAAGAGGTTCCAACTTTTCATCTCAAGCACAACACACTCAAGAGAAAGTGTAATAGCTACAATCCATGAATATCCAAATGAATCTGATAAAGACGCAAAGCCACAAATTGAGGGCTCTGAGGTGTATCGACTCTGGCAAGTATTTAACACAGGGTGCACAGACGGTGTTTTCATTGTATCATCCTTGCCATTTGACTGACTAGTAAATGgaagaaaatgtaaaactaTTGAGTCAATCCCTCCATCATGAAGGGAATATATTCTTTCTGGCATAAGCATATCAATGAACAAAGAAATATTATAACCACTTTCTGCTCTTCGTGGCAGAGCCAAATCAACAATAGCCAGTCTCAGTAAAGGGGGTGGATTACCCAACCAGGCATTATGATCAACCTTCCCCAGACTACTGCAGGTAATTGACTCACAAATCATAGCAAGGCCAAGAATTTGGTCATGGGAATCAACACGAAGACGAGGCGGACTACCAACACACCAGACAGGTTGGATCTCATCGGCTAGAGCATCTATCTGCAATTGCCCACCACTCCAGGCAGTCACCAAAATAGAGTCTTTACTGACTAAATTGTACAGAAAACTAACTGCACGACCTTCACATTCTGCACTACAACCAAATGAATCTTCATTTCCATCCTGACCTACTCTTCGCAGAGGTCCCTACAAATtcaaaacataacataaaatcATATTGCATAACACTGCAACTGATGGAATGGAACAATCTGACAGGCACTTTTCCATCAATTGATAACACAGCCGACAAAAGTCTAGTTTAGACTATATGTATACCTGCAAGACAAGAGATGCATCAAATAAAGAATAAGCATGAGCTCTTAGCAAGGACAGACTGTCTCCTTCAGTGTCTTGGTTCTGTAACTCAGGAAATGTTGCTTCTAACCAGGAGATTGCCAACTTTGAATTACTTGCAGCAACAGAGTTGGCTGATATTATTCCAAATGTGTGAGCATCATTATATATTTCTACCAAGGACTCACATTTGAAGAGACTGTGGAGAAgcagagaaaaaataaaaaaatatgagtagggtacaaacattatatataaataactcTATCTAGATGATATCAAGATTTATTATGGGTAAACAGCTTATCAATAGTTGAAGAGGAAATAaggttaatttttttcatattatttatacaAGTGCTTATGTCGTTATAAATGCCTTTTCCAAACATAACCATAATCCAGGAAGTACTGGTGACATTTCTGCAGTAAGAGAGACAGATGAAATAAGAGCAATAAAATACCTTCCAAATGGAACAATGGGGCAGAGTACATAGATAGCCCCATTACTGAACAAAATAAAAACCTGTTAAGTAgcacaataaataaaatgtttaaaactAATTAAAGAAATGCAGTAGTAGATAATGTAAAATGGGCAAAAAAGAATATTTAGAAAccgttaaataaaaataacaccAGAACTTACACTAAACCTGTCCCATAAGTGGTCACCCCCAAAAGAAAAATCAACTGGGCACACTGATGAGGCATTTCTAGATCTACCCGGCTCAACAGGCTGTAAATAATATTCTTGCTCTGGTTGCAAAGGATCCACAGCCAGGTTGAAAAGTCTACAAAGATGAGTTTGCaattagagggaaacatgacaACATAACTCACAGTTAAATAATGTCTTATCCAACCAAGAAAGAACAGATatacacaaaataaataaataaataaataaatggcaTCAGTACGACATGTTGGTGTTAAAACAAGTACATGACTATTATATGACTACGGGACATATTATGCACACGAAAATAATTCAATCAAAATCCAAGAGAATGAAATTTCAAAcgtaattataaaatttaactattAGATATAAGGGTGAACAAAATTAGGACCCAGACTTAAAAACAAATGGCTCGatggaattttttattttctggtGAAAATGGGATGGGAGCCCATATCAGCAAGGCTTGTTAAGTTGTTATTCTCATACTAATGTAGATAATAACATTAGAAAGACTACAGGATTtgccataaaaaaaaattaacctaTTACAATATCAAACTGATATATTTATTCCCTTGTAGAATTGTAGCCTTTCATTTTCTAAATCTCAGCATTGCATTTGAAGCCATTCCAAAAGCAATATCTTTTCAGTTCAGTCTAGCATAAACCAAGATGACCCATTGAATAACCAAAATCCATGTTTTATAAGTCACACCACACCACTGCAAATAATATTGATTATCCTACATCATTATAAAAAAAGCTTACCTGAAAACTGAGTCAGAAGAAAGAATTCCCAAATGAGTATCACTGTAAGGGTGCCATAATACTTGTAACACCCGAATATCATTGCCACCAGTGGAATGTGCATGAGAACCAACAGTAATAGTCCTGCAACAAGAtgtcaagaaaaaaaaagggttAAAAATTCTATGATGGTAAGGAAAAGCTCATAACTCCagcaacataaaaaaaaaatgcacacACCCATTACAGAGTATTGATACGCTGAGAAACCTGAATAGTGTATATACCTAATAGACGCTCTTCCCTTCTCTCTATCTCCCTTTTCATCATATCATACCTACATTTCTTTCCCTTCTATCTCTATCCCTCTCTTGGTATCTAGCTCAAGCAGCACATACATGTCCCTCAATCATTTTTCCTATAATTTATAACCATAACCTTCTTCCTATGCAATGCAACTCgggaataaacttgaa from Phaseolus vulgaris cultivar G19833 chromosome 1, P. vulgaris v2.0, whole genome shotgun sequence carries:
- the LOC137815044 gene encoding nuclear pore complex protein NUP88; this translates as MRITLEPSSEPSPSHSQTPKDEVEWVPLPKHPLFTAHGGANIAAYRNLLAWDGASRLYFWDANNRFLHRLSLRLGDPDPSSVLASSPSKVLQADAVLDFDVHKISINRNGTAILLFGSETLSVMYLYGRASKKDVNLICRTITVGSHAHSTGGNDIRVLQVLWHPYSDTHLGILSSDSVFRLFNLAVDPLQPEQEYYLQPVEPGRSRNASSVCPVDFSFGGDHLWDRFSVFILFSNGAIYVLCPIVPFGSLFKCESLVEIYNDAHTFGIISANSVAASNSKLAISWLEATFPELQNQDTEGDSLSLLRAHAYSLFDASLVLQGPLRRVGQDGNEDSFGCSAECEGRAVSFLYNLVSKDSILVTAWSGGQLQIDALADEIQPVWCVGSPPRLRVDSHDQILGLAMICESITCSSLGKVDHNAWLGNPPPLLRLAIVDLALPRRAESGYNISLFIDMLMPERIYSLHDGGIDSIVLHFLPFTSQSNGKDDTMKTPSVHPVLNTCQSRYTSEPSICGFASLSDSFGYSWIVAITLSLECVVLEMKSWNLLLPVSIDLEKKPISSEGESKERDIPTIISKELLSGPKEVLVPHASPSLRSVAADSIEGRSTLHQYFKLFHETYVEYGHKVYLELKHHAPQLKKIINDQHSRLGDAQQKLLNGEEKEAILKKRLDRAIQMHNSLEERLQQLRNMPCAHKKPLSRAERQFKSELDRFKEVELDALHSSVDALSARLRRHLQASKANQQQKTAGKKTHAGDNQISMLKSSLEKLSLVNTENSKKVKLVESTLRNKERSSGRESSLPLV